In Arachis hypogaea cultivar Tifrunner chromosome 2, arahy.Tifrunner.gnm2.J5K5, whole genome shotgun sequence, a genomic segment contains:
- the LOC140180909 gene encoding putative disease resistance RPP13-like protein 1: protein MAEALVVGALVSGSINLVLNRLISPEFVNSVVSKKLDRKLVERLKAALLAAGALAADAEQKQFGNDRVRKWLDSLRDALYTADDLLDRVFIKAEIRKKVRVRLPLRLDLSVSKMVTKINEVIKRIEDLQKLKDSLGLKEIPTGSSSWRTPSTSLERGTVYGRDGDQQALIQMLNDNNHHSLSVISIVGMGGVGKTTLAQCLYNNKDLMDGIDLKAWICVSENFDVVETTKNVIKGISSEKKFFVVLDDVWSEDADKWNSFISPFQHGTKGSTILLTTRNENVGRLVQHYNSYTLKELSDDYCWSIFAENASFHESNGSSELEGIGRKIVERCDGLPLAAETLGRLLHLRVSC from the exons ATGGCTGAAGCACTTGTTGTTGGAGCTTTAGTTTCTGGCTCCATCAACCTTGTTCTTAACAGGCTCATTTCACCTGAGTTTGTCAACTCGGTGGTGAGCAAGAAGCTGGACCGAAAGTTGGTTGAGAGGCTCAAGGCTGCTCTCTTGGCTGCAGGAGCTCTGGCCGCTGACGCCGAGCAGAAGCAGTTTGGAAACGATCGTGTGAGGAAATGGCTTGATAGTCTCAGGGATGCTCTCTACACTGCTGATGACTTGCTGGACCGTGTCTTCATCAAAGCTGAAATTCGCAAAAAGGTACGCGTTCGCCTTCCTCTCCGCCTTGATTTATCTGTTAGTAAGATGGTGACTAAGATAAACGAGGTGATTAAAAGAATAGAAGATCTTCAGAAACTTAAAGATAgccttggtctcaaagagattcCAACGGGTAGCTCCTCATGGAGAACTCCATCCACTTCCCTTGAAAGGGGGACTGTCTACGGCAGGGATGGTGATCAACAGGCACTAATCCAGATGCTCAATGACAACAATCATCATAGCTTGTCCGTCATCTCTATTGTTGGTATGGGCGGGGTTGGTAAAACTACTTTAGCACAATGCCTCTACAACAACAAGGATTTGATGGACGGGATTGATCTGAAAGCATGGATTTGTGTTTCTGAAAATTTTGATGTTGTTGAGACTACTAAGAATGTTATAAAGGGGATCTCTTCAG AAAAGAAGTTTTTCGTTGTTTTGGATGATGTTTGGAGTGAAGATGCTGACAAGTGGAATAGTTTTATCAGCCCTTTCCAACATGGGACAAAGGGAAGCACTATTCTCCTAACTACCCGCAATGAAAATGTAGGTCGACTAGTCCAACACTATAACTCTTACACTCTCAAGGAACTGTCAGACGATTATTGTTGGTCTATTTTTGCGGAGAATGCATCCTTTCATGAATCAAATGGGAGCTCAGAACTGGAAGGAATAGGTAGAAAGATTGTCGAAAGGTGTGATGGCTTGCCGTTAGCTGCAGAAACACTTGGACGCTTGTTGCACTTAAGAGTGTCGTGTTGA
- the LOC112717937 gene encoding uncharacterized protein, with the protein MIKLIASYNDEVARTVLENAPYNAKYTSHQIQKEILHILSNKVRKHICEEIGDSKFCIVVDEARDESKREQMALVLRFVDIHGFIQERFLDLVHVKDTTSLTLKQELCGILSRHDLDVSNIRGQGYDGASNMRGEWNGLQALFLKDCPYAYYIHCFAHRLQLALVAASREVIPVHQFFSKLTFIVNIICSSSKRHDELHAAKTDEIVHLLEIDELETGKGANQIGTLKRAGDTRWSSHFSSVCSLINMYGATLTVLQKIIADGSTYSQRGDADSAYNTLTSFEFVLILHLMKDMMGITDILCQALQKQSQDIFNTVQLVHSTKTLIQNMRDDRWEELLKNVKSFCEQHDILIPDLTASYVARQGRSRHQKDHITVEHYFRVEIFLVTIDKQLQELNSRFNDQAMDLLSLSSTLMPKDAYKNFDIAKISTLVDSYYPEDFTEQEKINLPFSASTFYS; encoded by the coding sequence ATGATAAAACTCATAGCATCTTACAATGATGAAGTTGCAAGAACTGTGTTAGAAAATGCTCCATATAATGCTAAATATACttcacatcaaattcaaaaagaaatCTTGCATATACTCTCAAACAAGGTGAGAAAGCATATTTGTGAAGAAATTGGAGATTCCAAGTTTTGCATTGTAGTAGATGAAGCTCGTGATGAATCCAAAAGAGAACAAATGGCACTTGTTTTGAGATTTGTTGATATACATGGTTTTATTCAAGAGCGTTTTCTTGATCTTGTACATGTCAAAGATactacatcattaactctaaaacAAGAATTGTGCGGTATTCTTTCTCGACATGATCTTGATGTCTCTAATATTCGTGGTCAAGGATATGATGGCGCCAGCAACATGAGAGGAGAATGGAATGGGTTACAAGCATTATTCTTAAAAGATTGTCCTTATGCTTACTATATCCACTGTTTTGCTCACCGATTACAACTTGCATTAGTTGCTGCATCAAGAGAAGTTATTCCTGTGCATCAGTTTTTTTCAAAATTGACTTTCATCGTCAACATCATTTGTTCTTCTAGTAAGCGACATGATGAGTTACATGCTGCCAAGACAGATGAAATTGTCCATTTATTAGAGATTGATGAACTTGAAACTGGTAAAGGGGCAAATCAAATTGGTACTTTGAAACGAGCAGGTGATACTCGATGGAGTTCTCATTTCTCTTCTGTTTGCAGTTTGATAAATATGTATGGTGCAACGTTGACTGTTTTACAAAAGATTATTGCTGATGGATCAACTTATTCTCAGCGTGGTGATGCAGATAGTGCTTACAATACCCTAACCTCATTTGAGTTTGTATTGATCTTGCATTTGATGAAAGATATGATGGGAATAACTGATATTCTTTGTCAAGCTTTACAAAAGCAGTCTCAAGACATATTTAATACTGTGCAACTAGTTCATTCTACAAAAACACTTATCCAAAACATGAGAGATGACAGATGGGAGGAATTATTAAAAAATGTGAAATCATTTTGTGAGCAACATGATATTCTAATTCCTGATTTAACTGCTTCTTATGTTGCAAGGCAAGGACGCTCGCGTCACCAAAAAGATCATATTACAGTTGAGCATTATTTTAGAGTGGAGATATTTTTAGTCACAATTGATAAGCAATTACAAGAGTTAAATAGCAGATTTAATGATCAAGCAATGGATCTACTAAGTCTGAGCTCTACTCTCATGCCTAAGGATGCTTACAAAAATTTTGACATTGCTAAAATTTCTACTCTTGTTGATAGCTACTATCCCGAAGACTTTACTGAACAAGAGAAGATTAATTTGCCTTTTTCAGCTTCAACATTTTATTCTTGA
- the LOC112733093 gene encoding putative disease resistance RPP13-like protein 1, with protein sequence MTSVSLKSCKNCYMLPSLGQLPSLKSLHVERFDELKSIGKEFYKNEGDQHSSPIAPFPSLETFEFDHMLCWEEWHLPDSEAFPQLKRLEIRDCPMLKGDMLSQVLMGIVSSSWDVSKVRRLKIQEEDEGRGKEMTFYGDSLTICGFEPVAEYAFKSRIIHHLTSLQEILIIWCSSVVSLGDNCLPKSLQKLTISNCCQIELLQQQDKYDLIDLQIYQSCASLTSLSLDAFPNLQNLQIIGCSNLESVSMSEPPHAALQSLTIYECPEFVSFAGEGLAAPNLTHLDVSGCWKLEALPRGMNTLLPNLESLNI encoded by the coding sequence ATGACAAGTGTATCTCTCAAGTCTTGCAAGAATTGCTACATGCTGCCTTCACTTGGACAGCTGCCATCTCTAAAGTCCCTCCACGTTGAAAGGTTTGATGAGCTGAAGAGCATTGGCAAGGAGTTTTACAAGAATGAAGGCGATCAACATTCTTCACCGATTGCACCCTTTCCCTCATTGGAGACATTCGAATTTGATCACATGTTATGTTGGGAGGAGTGGCACTTACCTGACTCAGAAGCCTTTCCTCAGCTTAAGAGGCTTGAAATAAGAGATTGTCCAATGTTAAAGGGAGATATGCTTAGTCAGGTATTAATGGGAATCGTTTCTTCCTCATGGGATGTTTCCAAAGTGCGCCGACTGAAAATACAAGAAGAGGATGAAGGAAGGGGTAAAGAGATGACATTTTATGGGGATAGTTTAACAATTTGTGGATTTGAACCTGTGGCGGAGTATGCATTTAAGTCAAGGATCATCCACCATCTAACTTCTCTCCAAGAAATACTCATCATATGGTGTTCATCTGTTGTATCCTTGGGGGACAATTGTTTACCCAAATCTTTGCAAAAGCTCACAATCTCTAATTGCTGCCAAATTGAATTACTCCAGCAACAAGACAAGTATGATTTGATAGATCTACAAATATATCAAAGCTGTGCTTCACTGACTTCATTGTCGTTGGATGCCTTTCCCAATCTCCAGAATCTTCAGATAATAGGGTGTTCAAATCTGGAATCAGTTTCAATGTCAGAGCCACCACACGCTGCTCTTCAAAGTCTCACCATCTATGAATGCCCTGAATTTGTGTCATTTGCAGGAGAAGGACTGGCTGCACCCAACTTGACTCATCTCGATGTTAGCGGCTGCTGGAAGTTGGAGGCATTGCCACGTGGCATGAATACTCTTCTCCCAAATTTAGAGTCTCTGAACATATGA